One Vicia villosa cultivar HV-30 ecotype Madison, WI linkage group LG5, Vvil1.0, whole genome shotgun sequence genomic window, CTCCCTTTTTTTATTTCCCATTTTATTCATTTTGTTGCAATTATTTATTTCCATGTAGCAACGTGACATGAGCTATAACAGAACAAAAAATCAACTGGTCAACTATTATTTAAGTTACTACGTGACAAAACTATGCCTGGGCCAATCGGAAGCTTACAACGCATCTCCTAAGAATTAGAATAGGACAAAATGGAATAAAACTGTGGATAACAACCAATCAGGAACGGCCACGTACACTATCGGAGTAGTAAACATGCAAAAAGAGCAGACGCCGGAGAGCcacctccggtcgtcttctccgatctACTATAGCCGGAGTTGCGACCAAAACGCACCAAAAACAGAAAAGGGGCCACCTTTCAACTCTGAATTCGACGTAGATCATGAATCCGATCTCGGATTTCTTTGATTTTCCTTCTAATACACAAACCGAACCacatttctaaaaccctaacgtTCAAGAACCTCACGAAAATCATAACCACGCATATCAATCAACTCGTCCTCACCTACTGAGCAATATTACGACATTAATCGTTAACAAAACTAGCGCTAAACTCATTCACACATGAATCAAATTTGCAAGATTACAACACAGCATATAACACCAAAAACATTTGGTGCTAATCACCCAGCCTCCTTGGTGTGAGGAGCACATTCCAGATGCATATGAACCTAGTCATACAGTTCTAAACATGCTGAGATGAAGTTTCCAGAAACTTACATGATAGCGAAACGATCTTCAGAAAATTCTACCGGATCTTGAAGCTAATTGGTTATGATCTAAGACTCGAGATCTATTCCTCTCccctgagaaataaactcaggtgGAAACTTGCTTGAATCTTGCACAATGAGGATGATGAATGTTTGCTTGAGGAAAACGCGAAGAAGAATATTCTGAAGTAGGTGGTAGTGACGATTGATGAAGTCTGAAGGTGGAGGAGTTGGTTGTAGATGATGATCGATGGTGGATGTAGGTGGTGGTTGTTGCTCGGAGAAGTTTGTTGAAGGAGGTTGTTATGTTATGGTGTTGTTACGGTTTGGATGTGTTGATGATGAAGACGAAGATGAGAATGAGAGAGGATAGTGAGAATGAGAGAGGATAGTGAGAATGACGTGTGAATTGAAAAAGTGTGAAAATGAAAACCCGTCCGTGAGAGTGAAGTGTGAGGAATTTATATAGAGTGTGTGTGTATGGTATTGTGATATGGATCATGTAGTGAATCTTTTCTTCTCATAAACTTAggaaacaagtattgcatatttTAAGTAAACTTTTCTTTTCACTTTGTGTGTGCAGAATTTTGCATGGCTTGATGAGGTGAAGTGAGTGATGATGAGTTTTAAATACATGCTACAACATTTTCTGGCTCGATGCTTTGTTGTTGTGGGTCACCTATGATGCTCACTTTATGCCCACATATCTTCAGCTATGGCTCACCATTGGACTCAATTTTGGTACTATCATAAAGAAGAGACGGAAGGGAAGGGTTTTCGTGTTAACCTCGAGCAAAGCTAAAGATTGGAACCTCTTCAAACACAGCTAGCAAACCATGACGTTGCAACTGACTATAGTGATTGGGCATTTCTGCCAAGTCTTGGAGAATCATCCAACGTTGAACCACCAACTTTCTTCCCATATATCTTTTGATCCAATCATTTTTTGAAGGAACTTCCAACTACAACTTTATAGAGTGCCATTAGTTAGACAACTTTGATGTTCGAGAGTTTTCAAAATATTGTCCACAACCATGTGAAAAATAAGCTCAAAGTCAGCTGCTTGGGCACTGTGCGTTACTAAGAATTTTGCTGTGCTCAACATATGTTTTATTGATGAATCACTAACTTCTCGTGCATGTAACTTTTTACTCGAGCCCTTATTAAAGATACCTCCAACTACAATAATGTGGTATGCCGTGAGGTGAGCAACTTTTCTCTTGACCTTGTTTTGAAATGACGATCTTATCCATGTGAAAAATAGCCCTCAAGTTAGCTAGTGAGCCATCCTCAAACTTTCTTCAAGAAGTTCTAAGTATAGAACTTCctcttttggaaaatttcacaTTCTAATCAACTTCCATATTTTGCAACTTTGacattttcttaatttttctgATTCccgatgaatttcccgattaattcaTTTCCTGATTTTTCTCAATCAACTTTCAACCATAGAAGCTtcaatgaatatttcttcaaggcaaccaTATTTCATACAAAAAATCACctcttgattaaattttgactaaaaagtcaacaaGGTTGACTTTGGCCAAAACCCTGATTTGGGCAATCCTGATGAACCTGAAGCTTGCATCCTTCAATGAAGGTTCTGACTTGGAGATGATAAAACCCTGACCTCAGGAGAATGCCATTGGAGATAATGCCTGAGGCCTCAGATCTAATTCTTCTTAATCAATAGTTTTCTCACCTTCAGCCACTATTTTGTAATTTCCTTGAAcagtaacaatgatatgaatgaatgtatcaAATGAATGGCCTACATGAAGTatgcacatggatatgatatgaaagccaattggggaataaataagtgggcaaattttggggtgcaacaataacaaaattgttcatacacattgttatcatcaaaactcatagACGTATtgtagaaccaaatcttgttctaacaatctccccattttttatgatgacaaaactatgtattttgatgATACAATTTTGCACATAATCATACAAATATCATAATCGAAAAGATAAGGAATACTTATCCTTTGCATAGATACTCCCCTTGAGTCAAAGACTTGGTAAAGATCAGATATCCTGATtatgaacctttctaggtaactCCCCCCTGTTCCAATAGATCAGATACTATCTTTAGGTCTTGGTTCATGAGAATTCTCATACTCAGAGCCCGATTAACAAATTCATTTCAGAGCCAGATTTCCATTCCGGAAAATCCAGTGCCTAAATGAAATCTTTCAGAGCCTGATTTCGTAACTTCTAATTGAGGTATTTCAAAACCTCATCTTCAATCTCCAAGGCTTGGTTGCTTAGATACAGTATTGATAAGCTCAGAGCCTGGTTTGTAAGATTTATTCTTAGAGTCTTGCTGCAAATCCTGATTCCAGAATCACATTTTTGAAGTCAGATTGCCAACAAAATCTTTAGAGTTTGATAGCCAATATCTAATTTTCAATTTTGATATACAAGGCTTTCAGAGTCTGACGTTAATCTTTCATTCTGATGCCAATTAGAGTTGCATGATATCttgaaaaatgaaaacatttCTAACACACAAACAACAGTTTTATATGGGGTTAGTAAATGTAAGCAGTTTTATTTCAGGAATTGATTattaatcatcaaaatattgtcataatcaaaaaggatagggttaaatatacaaaaccccCCTATAATGTAAGCGAGATTCGCTTTaggcccctgtaaaaaaaaaattttgatcACCCCCTTGTAATATTCAGATTCCATCCATAAGACCCCCGCGTGTTGAGGCCAGGTATCGAACCTATCGAACCTGGTAACTCAAGGTTGCAAGGCTAAATAATTACCACTGAGCTACAACTCAGTTAGTGATATATAATGACCAAGACTAACTTAAAGCTAATAAAATAAATCTGACCATGCTAACAAGGCTTTCTTCTATTATTTTTGTACGGTCAGTTTGTTTCATAAaatcttaattaatttaataaagaaATATGTCAAGTTATATTTAAGTTTTAACTAaaacatattaattttttatgcaataatatatttaagtttTAAAACACTAACAATAacattgttctggactgggccaagattcggCCCAATCTACTTTCGGCCCATTTAAGCTTGGGGGTCCAAACCATTCCATGTCCCGCAAAGAGCAATCAAGTGCTCGTCTACACCGTGCCCAGCACAAGCGCTCCCCGCGAGCTACCTGGTGCCCAGCACACGCGCTCCCCGCGAGCACCTACTCTGCCGAGGACTCTACTCCTCGTAGGGTTCCTTCACACCCAACCCCCCGGATCATGCGGAGTCCACGTAGTCcctgaaagaccgcgtctccctgaaacttcggagtggttgaccAGGACGGAGAGCATTCACGCATCTCCGATATTTTTtcctaggaaacctggcagtctcatAGTGGGGCCTGGAAATCCAgcccagtagcgagatcatggcccagcgctgggggctataaataccctctttcactagagggtcaggtattcaatctctcttaacctttagctcgtacttgtactcctttgctcgttttcttactttggcatcggagtaccttgcaggtacaccccccttcaCTTCTTAAAGACCCAGTTCCGAGCAGGCCGTGACGATCCTTCTGAttaggtacgatcagtggcgccgtctgtgggaaacaagCTTCCCCTTCTTTAACAAGCAAAGATAAAAGCAAATCCGTCTTGCGATCATCATGGctggcaacaacaacaacaaccgggGAGGTCCTGACCCCTTCCAGCTCGATCCCCTCATCTATGCTGCCAGAATTGACGGGCATAATCGACACCGACGAGAAGGACACCAACCCCCTGGTGACGGGCAAGGGAGACCAGGTCACGTGACCTCCCAACCCACCAGGAACGAGCAAGCTCAAGACCAAAACAATGGGAACGAGCAAGCTCAAATCCAGAACAATGAAGCTGACTCCAAAGACGGGCAGTCCGCCTCCTCCTCCACTCATGCTTCTTAGAGGCAAGAGACTCAGTACCAGGACAACCATGAGCAAGTCGACATCCCCGAGGATGCCGACCCCACAACCATCCTCTTGCTCGCGGCCTTCAAGAAGACCAACCGCCTCATCTAGCAACAAAGTGAACGAATCGACAagctggaaaggaagcgacgTCCCCGATCTCCCCGCGGAGGCATTACCGATCGCGTTCCTCTTCGTCCTCTCACTCTCCACTGAGGAGATATCGCCGACGTTCACCCTCGTCTTCATGCTCTCCGCCCAAGAGGTACCGTTGCCGAAGATCCTACTCCCGCTCCCCTCGGTGAAAGAGCACAAAGAACTAGAAACCCGAGGAGGCGGAAACAGAAGCCTCTCCCCCGAACAAGATTGTCAGGGACCCGCCAAGACCGTGGTGAAGGGCCGCGAACGTTCCCCTCCCGAGGACAATCGCAAGGCTTCTGGAAAACCACAAGCGAAATCTCGGCGTAAACACAACGCCCGCGTAAGGCACTCATCTTCCCCAGGACCAAGCGACAAGGAAGACTTCTGCAGCCCTCTGTCAGAGGAGATTTGACGAGCCCGTCTGCCCCGGGGAATGGAGAAACCTCCGGCCCTGGACCTCTACGACGAGACCACAGACCCTGATGatcatattcggagcatcgaagccgTCATGGACTATCACGTGGTCCGAGGATCCATCAAATGTCAGATCTTCCCGACCACACTCAGAAAGGGAGCGATGACCTGGTACAAGAACCTTCCtcccaactccatccactcctgggcAGAACTCAAGAAGTTCTTCTCCAACCACTTCAGGGCCTCTCGCCGACAACCGAAATCTGAGGCGACCCTCGAAGCTGTCATCCAGGGTACCGACGAGCCTCTCTGGGAAAATCTCGATAGGTTCAACAAAGAGGTCGTCCAGGTGCAAACAACCGACCATATGAAGAGATACCTCCTCGAACGAGGGCTACTCCCCGGGAGCGActtcaagaagatcatcaaaatTGAGAAGGTACGCACCATGGACGCCCTCCTCCTCAAAGCCCAAGCTTACATTGCTTTCGAGGAAGGCGAAGTGGCTGTGAAGAAAGCCTCAAGAGTCAATGACACTGCCCGTAGCTCGAGCCAAGACTATTCTCTTTCGCGCCGAGGCCacgaaaaaagaaaagatgacaAGCCCCGCGACACGAAGGAACACAGAGGACCAACTGGTCATTTCAGTGACTACACCCCCCTGAACATTTCACGCGAACGAATTCTGGCCGAATGCAAGAGCACCGAGTTTAAAAACTCCAGGGTCAAGCCCCCGAGGCCAAATCCCACCAAGCCAGGGACTgacaagtccaaatactgcaagtatcACAAGAGCCACGGGCACCTGACCGACGAATGCATCCACCTCTAAGATGCCATCGAAACTCTGATTAAGGAAGGTCGCCTTTCTAAGTATACGAAGAAGGGAGAATCCTCCAGGAAAGAAGGTCCAAGGAACTCTGACTAGGACAATTCACCCGAAGGCAGACCACTGCAGGTTGCCCTGTCCGTCACCCGACCAAAAGACTTCATACCCTCGGTCAGAGTGACCACCGCTCTGAGCCCATGGGAAGGATTCCCGACCGCCATGGTCATTTCCAACGGTGGGGATCCAGGCTCTCTCACGATTAGCTCGGTAAAGAGAAATTTTGACGAGCTGATCAGCGCCAATTCAGATCTCGGGCCAaccctccagaagttcaagggaAAATCAGATCCGATTACCTTCTACCTCGAAGAGCTCCCCGACGGAGCCCTAAACGCCACGACCCCCCTGCTCGTTTGAGGAAGGCTGGATAATTTTGACGTCCGTCGCATCCTGATCGACGAGggaagctcggtcgacatcatgtactcccatctTTTCAAAACCCTCAAGCTGGACGACTCCCACCTCACTCGATACGTAGGTTCCGACCTCCAAGGCTTCAACGGGTCCACCACCAAACCCTGGGGTTACGTCGATCTGATCGTCACTTTCGGGGAAGGAGAAGCTTCCAGACAAGTCAAAACACGATTCCTAGTGATCGATTGCAAGACTCTCTACCACTGCATCATCGGACGGCCCACTCTAGCCGAACTCACGAACGTCCCCTCGACCTTGCACctcaagatgaagttctacacaaaAAGGGGACGAGTGGCCAACATCCGCGCCGACATCGAAGCAGCTAGGAGGATATTCGACGCATCGATGAAGGGACTACAGCTGATCACCCCTCCTTCTAGCGCCAACAAAAAGCCAAGAGCTGAAGACAAGCCAACTCGGGAAGACCTTCAGCAACCGACTAatgtcagctcagtcgacctcgacgcCCGCTTTACAAAAGAAGAACTAAAGAATAGCGAGGACCCGCAACCGAGGACAGCCCACCCCGTCCGGCCAATTCCAGACGGCGACTTTGAGCTCGTCCCACTAGGCGACAACCCTGACAAGGCAATGAAGATTGGCAAAGACATCCCAGACCTGCCGAGGAAGCAACTCGTGGATTGCCTTCGAGCCAACGCCGATCTGTTCACATGGAGTGCAGctgagatgcccggactcgatcccgaggtcgcctgtcaccacctttccattgatccagccgcaaaggcagtagttcaacgtaggcgtaggCAGTCTCTTgaaaaagcggaggctgccgagaaagttGTAAAAGACCTCATATAGGCAAATTTTATTTTCGAGGCCatgtattcaacttggctctcaaaggttgtactagttaaaaaatctaatggaaaatggagaatgtgcgttgattataccgATGTTAATAGGGCTTGTCCCAAATATGCTTACCCATTTCCTAACATTgacagactggtcgacaactcggccggttaTAAATTGctatcttttatggatgcttattcaagttacaaccaaatccccatggcgagatgcgacaagcagtgcacggcattcatgaccgagtcgggaaactattactacaatgtaatgcccttcggactcaagaacgccggggccacttaccagcggatgatgaacaaggtattccgaggagagatcggAGACACCCTCGAagtatacatggacgacatgatcgtcaaatcccgaGAAGACACTGACCACACCACGCATCTCGAACGAGTATTCgagcaggccaggtcctgcaaAATGCGTTTCAACCCAGAAAAATGCACCTTCGGCGTCCGGGCAAGAAagttcctcggtttctacttgaccgaaagaggaatagaagccaacccggataaatgccaaGCATTCTCGGAACTCCCGACACCCAACAATAAGAATTCAATCGAAGTCTTGAACGGGATGCTCACGGCGCTGTCTTAATTCGTCGCGAAATCTGTCCAACACGCTCTCCCCTTCTTTAAACTGCTGTGCAAGGAAGCGACCTTCGAATGGTCCAAGGAGTGCGAACAAGCACTATCCCACCTCAAGCATGTCCTCTCGGAACCGCCCGTCTTGTCCCGACCAGGAAATTATAAAATCTTATACCTCTACCTAGCCGTCTCGAACGAAGCAGTTAGCGCGACCTTAATCCGAGAAGCCGATGACGGGCAGAAACCCGTATACTTCACCAGCCCTGCAAGGGACCGAAGTGCGATACCAACAAATCTAAAAAGTCGCGCTGGCACTAATAACAGCCGCTCGAAGGCTGAGGTACTACTTCGTCGCCCATACCATCATCGTCCGAACCGATCAACCAATCAAACAACTCCTcggccgaccagacatggccgggagaatgctgaaATGATCCCTAGAGTTATTCAAATTTGACGTCCAATACGAAAGCAGGAAAGCACTGAAAGCTCAAGCAGTGGCCgatttcgtggccgagatgacctCAATCACCTCCTCCCCTCCTTCTGccgagaataagtggaccatctacgtagatggcgcctccAGTAGCTCGGGAAGCGGGGCCGGCGTCATCTTGGGAAACGATGAAGGACTCATCATTGAGGTATCCTTGGTTTTATCCTTCACCACTTCAAACAACCAAGCCGAATATGAGGCTTTCCTCACCGGCCTGTGGCTTGCCGAGGACGTAGGCGCTCGGGAAGTAAAGATCTACACTGACTCCCAACTCGTCGCCTCTCAAGTTAACGGCGACTACCAGGCCAAAAACAATGTCCTCGTCGAGTACCTTGCGCTAGTCAAAGAGAAAATGAAAAACTTTGCAAGAGCAGAAGTCGAGCACATACCTCGGGAGCATAATTCCCGGGTCGACGTCTTGTCCAAACTCGCGAGCATGAGAAAGAGAGGCGGGAACAAGTAAGTGATCCAAGAAATCCTTTCAAGACCAAGTGTGGATAAGAGTGCACCCCACATGCCAGTGCTCGCCATTGgcgacgaccattgctggatgaccccggtgtatAATTTCGTCACAAAGGACGAACTACCGACGGACGAGAAGGAGGCCTCCACGATAAAGACAAGCCTGCTCGTACGTCATCGTCGAAGACAAGCTATACCGGCGAGGATTTTCCATCCCTCTTCTCAAATGTGTCGACGCCTCCTAAGCGCTTGAGATACTGCATGAGCTTCACGAGGAGATCAACGGCCAACACCTCGACGATCGATCACTGGCAAGAAAAGCTCTCAGAGCCAGatactattggccgaccatgcaacaAGACGCCAAAGAGCATGTCCAAAAGTGCGATAAATGTCAACGCCACGCCGATATGTACTTAGCTCCCCCACAGGAGCTTAAATCCCTATCATCACCCTGGCCATTCTCCACTTGGGGAATGGATCTCCTCGGACCCTTCCCATTAGGATCATACCAAAATAAGTACCTGGTGGTCACCGTATATTACTTCACTAAATAGATCGAAGCTGAAGCGCTCGCTAAGATCACAGcccaaaacgtgctccgtttttataaacgaaacatgctcgctcggttcggggtaccaCAGGCAATAataaccgacaatggcacccaattcACCGATAGAAAGTTCCAAGAGTTCGTGTCCAAGCTCGGCACCAAAAAGCACTTCACTTCGGTGGAACACCCCCAAACAAACGGACAAGCCAAGGCGGCGAACCGAGTCATTCTCCGAGGACTGAAACGAAGACTCAATAAAGCTAAGAGAGCCTGGGTCGAGGAGCTGCAGAGCGTACTCTAGGCATATAGGACGACACCACATTTGAGCACCGGGGAAACCCCATTTAGATTAACCTACGACACCAAATCCGTCATCCCCGTGGAAATCCCAGAACCTTCTTGTCGGATCGACTCACCACTCGAAGAAGAACTCaacgacgaggccatgagggaagaactcgatatGGTCGAAGAGATCCGAACAGGGTCCTCCCTCCGCGAAGCCAAGTTAAAGCAACATATAGCTCTGCACTATAACACTAAAGTCATCAAACGCAAgttcgaagtcggcgccctagtgctccgcagaaacatgaaagactcgcgcgagggAAAACTCCCCCCAAACAtggaaggcccataccgagtttatgataaaaccgagAATGGCGCCTCTTACCTCGAGAACCTCCTCGATGAAAAACTTGATTGaccctggaatgctgaaaaactcagacgctattaTAGCTAGAAACAGCTAACTCTCCCCGAGCACTCACCCCGAACACGGGAGGGTGACCGGGCACGGACTCGCGTCATGGTACGAACGCGAGCGCTCCATGACAACGACAGACGGAACTCCTGGCCAACGCAAAAAACCGACTACACGGGGAACCCTACACCTAGATCCACCGTGACAGTACCTGCATggtagaaccccagctcgcgataggaccgttcacgccgcgagcacttggCCCCGACCGCGGTCTCGTACCCCTCACACCTGCTATGTGCACACCTGCTCTGCACACCCGGGCCGTACGCCACTCACCCGGAAAATCAACCCAGGCCGAGCATAATCCAGTGACAAATATTTCTAAGTATAATGTCAATCACCCGGATTACCAAGCATAATCCGATCACAAATTTCCTGAAACAATAGACATTCTAAACACACAGAAGAAAGTCGAAACACAAACAAAACTTGCAAAGACGGGAATATAATTAAAATCTGACCAAATTGGCCGGTggtatccaaatattacaaaaaatagtcgggcacgcaggcccccaagTATCCCGGGCAAAGCCCCAAAATccagaaagaaaaaaacaatggcacgcaggccgagaaAACACGAGCGCGCAGGCCCAAAATATCAAAACCAAGAAATTCATTCTTCATCATCAGGAGTACCAGGAACAAGCTGACCGTCCACGATCCTCGACGAAAGCCCAATATCGTCTATCTTCAGCCCAGGGTTCAGAAACCTCAACTGCTGAACTATGCACTTAAACCCGGCTTCGGCCATATCGGAAAGCTCGGCCCTGGACTTCAGCACGGCCACACCCGAAGACTCCTCCGCCGATGGCGCCCAGGACAGCTTGAGGTCAGCAAACCTTTTCTTCTCCGCGTCCATCTCTTCGTCTTTCTGCTTCAGGAGATCTTCgatcttcttcttcgtcttctccCGAGCCGCTTTCAGCTTAGCCACCTCGTCCTCGGCGACCTTTTTATCAGACTCCGCCTTTTTCTAAGCATCGGCAGAAACAGTGCCCCCCTTCGCGAGCACCTGAGCCATCTCCACAACC contains:
- the LOC131604903 gene encoding uncharacterized protein LOC131604903, with amino-acid sequence MEKPPALDLYDETTDPDDHIRSIEAVMDYHVVRGSIKCQIFPTTLRKGAMTWYKNLPPNSIHSWAELKKFFSNHFRASRRQPKSEATLEAVIQGTDEPLWENLDRFNKEVVQVQTTDHMKRYLLERGLLPGSDFKKIIKIEKVRTMDALLLKAQAYIAFEEGEVAVKKASRVNDTARSSSQDYSLSRRGHEKRKDDKPRDTKEHRGPTGHFSDYTPLNISRERILAECKSTEFKNSRVKPPRPNPTKPGTDKSKYCKYHKSHGHLTDECIHL